The following DNA comes from Triticum aestivum cultivar Chinese Spring chromosome 3D, IWGSC CS RefSeq v2.1, whole genome shotgun sequence.
TGTTCTTCCATCAATCAGCTTAGTGGACAATTGGTGTACAAAAATATTCAACAAGAAGTTTGGCAGaataaaagtcccggttcatcttgaaaagataaaccggcccttgggggctacacaggcaaAAGTTGAAAGATTAATActctaaagtcccggttcatcttgaaaagataaaccggctcttgggggctacacaggcaaaagttgaagtattacaaagtcccggtttgcATTGGTATtgtaaaccgacccttgggggctgcTGAAGTTGATATTACAAATTGGACACAAGGGAGAAACAATTATGCAGAGTTAACagtatttacctcatatcgctccttcatcatgttcactaaactggcttcatagtcgcggcttgtgtacaggcggtttaaaaacccagaatggatgtcttgggcgttgaggtgggcgTAACTTGACAAATTTGtattccacttgcccttgtccatagcagaaaattcctccttggcactatgctttgataaagcgacaggattgccaggggtggtgtggccGACGCCGGTAATCATAATATCATCCGCTTTGTCATCAGCCGCTTTGACTGGCTTGGCGGTTTATTTGCAGCTTTAGCCAGGCTTGGCGGGTCAGCAGCATGGCCTGTGGGATCATCTTCCATCTGTTCGACAAAGGCTTCCACACAGGCCATGCTGCTGACCCGCCAAGCCTGGCTAAAGCTGCTGACACGCGGGTCAGCAGCATGGCCTGTGGGATCATCTTCCGGTGGCGGATCATCAAGAATAGCATTAGCATTTGGCTCAAACTGTTCTGGGATCTTCTCCGGTTCAGTGGCCgggttatcatcagccggtttcttcaacttggcctttttgctgggtctgggcttggcacTGAAAGGAACAAGCACAAATGTTGGTATAGTGAGTAAAACTAAAATATTAAGGGTTAGTTTAAACATGCTTACCCAGGAACCGTTTTAAGGGTTGGAAGTTGCGTCTCTGTTGATTCGCCAGAAGAggaatgggaagttccctgataatttgaatcagatggtGTAAGAGGTTGCCGGAAATAACCGGCCTTAGGATAACGTGGGTCagaagtataagagacctctgTGCGGCGCTTACGAACCGGCGTGTTCGGTAAACCGAAAGATGTTACCAcatggccgctgtgccgggttgtacagcgagcttcatgttgctgtttcttcaaaagaaagtttggatccatgtgagctagagggtgagaaaatcttactttccggttttCTTGACGAGTTTTCggagttggcagaggttctgagccggaggaaagaataattacctctacgtcaccagCTTGACTAGCCTCTGCGTCCTCCTGATAATAATCACTATCAATAAGATGAATGAAGAAGGAACCAaatgaatcaagttctacctctgactcgtgATTTTCATTGTCGTCATCAAAGTTTAAATCGGTGGAGTCGGCGGTTTTCTTTTTGGCAGGCCTCTTGGTGACCTTAGTCTTGACACGAGGGTTTTGTGTTGGTTTATCCTGCggcttcttcttccagaacggatcatcaccctgtcaaaaaTTGATGAAAGTTATAAAGGAATATTTAAAAGGACCGGATTATAACAAGAGTTATATAATTCTTACAACTGGCGGTTTATTGGAAGCACAGAAGGGACTAAGCCCTGTTTTGCTGCAGACAGCCACCGATTCATCCAGTATCTTTTTAACAACTTCTGTAATTTCAGCCTCAGTTAGCTGAATGTCGATATGCCGCTGAGGATCTTTTAAGtcccctgtgtactcgcacattaaaccggggcgacggcttaaaggcagaatgctccaggatatccaacaacgAACAAAGTCAATGCCTGTTAAACCGTTCGCAACAAAGGCCCTGAGCTTTGAAAGCTGTGGTGCATAGTTGGCCCGTTCCATTGCAGTTAGCCTTTGGGGAAAGGGATGTGTATtagtaagccggtgagcacgataacccgacagaggattctcgtcagctggagatgtgtctcggcagtagaaccaagtctgattccagtctttggggtgactatgctgtttggcatgagggaagctgacatctttccgtttctgaattgaaaccccgccaagttcagtattgggaccATCGGTAAATTCAGTCCGCCGGTTTAAATAAAAGAAGTCTCTGAACAGGTCAACGGTGGGCTCTTCTTGCAGGTAagcctcacaaaacacttgaaagttacaaatattggacacagagttaggtccaatatcttgagggcggagttgaaagctagcaagcacatctcggaaattttttgatccgggagggctaaaccctcgacccaGATGATCCACAAACACAAtgacttctccatccttgggctcaggaggattttctggaccagggGCTCTCCAATGGATAACTTCCTTCTTTACTAAAGCACCAGTTGCGACGCACCCGTTCAGttgctcttcagtaacccgggaaggaacccagttgcaagcataacAACAACCTGAAGGAAGGTtggtgccggtttaagattcataATTCGCAAGCATAAAGTGTTACAGGTTAAGAGACAGAAGCTATTCAAACATGCGAGATTGTTAAACCAGAAGTTGATGTGACCAGAGTTATAATGGCAAGCGATTggtggtttaagaggggactaatggtacctggcgggttatcattttctaaagttaaaccgcctatacaGGTGTTGAAGGTATAGATCTAAAGTTGAAAAATGACTAAGTGATGAAAAATAGGTTTCACAGATTGGCTTTATAGTCTTGGATCTACCGCGTGTCAGAAAAAGAAAATgtattcagacctaaatattggtacAGGAGCAGTTGATAAAAGTTCAGATTGGATTTTCTACTTAAACGAGATGTATTGATGAATAAGAGGGACTATGGCCATTGCCATACAGGAAAAACATCGAGTTTTGAGTCAAGGAATCATTACACAGtgacgaacaccgacgaacaccgaagaacgtcgaaaccctaatgacagatctaGGGCGGGAGAAAGGAAGGCTTACTGATGCTGATGGAACAGCGGAGAGGCGCCGCGAttttctggtgcgttcagggtgatgcagcggccggagttgaggacgaggacgaagagttggcggcggcggctgagcttgaGCGCTAGGTCaacgcgaggaggaagatgaagtgaaGAGGCGCGAGGGGGAAAGGGAAAAATGAccccggtcctatttataaggtgaatggataagtggcaggcgcgggaatcgaggaggtaaAAAAACAGATCTGTGGATATacaaacgcctcgattttcggagattCATTAAAGGAGAAGTATTAAAAGATTTGGGTTCGATATAAAtttaatggcagatgacgtcatggcggattatcaTGATctttgaagatgacgtcacggcgagttaCAAGATTTTTTGCGAAGGCGTTGACAAAGGAATTCTTTgaagtactgaagattgacatgaacaagttcaaatcaatctggggcctaatgttggggatataactattgagtataaaccgcccaggaggggccgagttatgCTCATAGTGATTTactcatattgaagcccatgaagacaaggagtatggcgctttacggaggagatTAACAAGAAGGCCCAAAACCCAAAGGCGGATTATGGCCcgtagatgtaaaccgccatatgatgtATGACTtatgttgtaagataggaaaggatagaaaccgagccggacacgtttataagccggccgggattctgtgaaccgccgggcgtcaacctgtgtatataaagggacgacccggcggcggtttaggacaagaaacaacagatcgagagccaggcaaagtgtattcgctccctggtcatcgaaaccctagcaattccaccacaactggattaggcttttaccttcaccgcaaggggccgaaccagtataaactccttgcgtcctttgtcccgctttaacccctttaagctaactacgttgcaatggctccatgactaagtcctcacactaggacatctgtcgtgacaaaaccacgacaggcataaaacgacaatttttctccaacatcaggactgtCGAACCGGCATTGATATGATCCGATGAGTGTAGGATGgccgagacccggcgcacccaatgggttgttgactcgccctcacttTGGACACAGGAGtccaaatccacgattgacataggctgcttgcacgtgtctttaaaattctggataaaacgggcttttaactcggcccatgatctgatggagttggcaggcagccctttcaaccaagtacgagccgtcccatccaacatcatggtgaaatgcTTAGCACATGCAACAtcgctaacatccagcatctccattaccatctcataactctcaatccaagcttcTAGGGGTTGATCCactgtgtaattaggtaccttacgaggacccttgaagtccttaggtagacgctcgttacgcagagccgacactaaacatggtACGCCCAAGGTCCTGGAAGTCACACCTGTCTCCACCGAAGCTGATGGATAAACCGGAGATTGTtgttgagccgcctgctcagcctccCGACGCGTCCTGCCCTAATCCACGAAAGCCTGGGCATTATTACCTCCGCGCGCCGGGTTATGCCCACGAGGCTGGTTACGGTGTTGCTCACTGCTTGAAATGGCGGGTGActcaatatgcctgctataactccgactCGGTCGAGGGGCTGAGTGAATCTGCTCGCGGCTATAGGAATAAGCCGCCTCCTGAGCCACAACCGTCTGAAGAACCTCTGTGGCCCTCCGTGTTTCTATCGCcgttggagactcgccttcaactggtagAGCCGCTAATCGTGTtgccgcagcaatcatattatccaaagggttagaataatgacccggaggcgtcGAAATATGCTGAGGTGGAGTATTATTCAAACGTAGCGGGTCCATcgcacgtggctgaaccggcgctccagtCCCAGGCACTTCGATCGCCCGGTTCACCAccggcgggtcactggtccctgctccaggtgtgttgaagaggttccttggCTCATAAACCGGGGGTAGATGACTCTGGTGCCGCCTTCTCATGATCTCGTTTGAAGGGTTCTGATCCAAGGTGAGCCGAAAAGATTCTGCCTGGATCCGTTGTGCCTGGGCATCCAAAGCAGCTCGGTCCgtggccatcctagcattctctgccGCCAGCTCTTCCTTGGGTTGAGCTATCTCATCCCGTAGCTTCGCCACATCTATCTTGTGTTGTTCCTGGTTGTCCGGGGTTACCTCTACCCCTATCAGAGTCGCCAAAGCCTCCAATAACTCTGTCAAAGCTTGAGCCGGCGGGTGTGCAGTGCCACTAGCCCCAGCCGTCGCCGCAGCGGCTGAACTAGAGGTCATAGCCACGGCGGTTGATGAACCGAGCgccggctgtgtaccggccatgaagatcgcaactctgttcggtggctcataggggtccggaatactgtcgccctcgatacagcccccaagccggccgtcttgcagttgatacattgaattggtttcgccggtggacgactcaccatcagagtagatgatCGTCTCATCACCAAACACAGATCCTTCTCCAACTTCCGCCCCATGAATGAAACcaatgaaggcacgcttcacggcgggttgaactcgggcaggtcgtgcatgctgagccgtctcgatgatgtcggtgcaggtgtccggttcagggcccggttcaccgatcttgccgatgaagacgtggattccgctgaaggggacccggtgcccgtactcaattgagctggcctcggggccccagccttcatcgtcgatgtagagcttgccgcgacgactcttggtcatccggcccacaacgtatcccttgacccttcgaagcttcccttcaagaactcgaaaccaccgtgcgctggccccatggcgggcgccaactgtcgtggaattgtcacggtagatgtcctagcggaaggacttattcgtggagccatcgcaacaaggttagcttaaaggggttaaacgggacaaaggacacagagagtttatactggttcggccccttgcggtaaaggtaaaggcctactccagttcgggattgggtttcgattaccagggagcgaatatgcttgacctagttctcgatctcttgtttcttgccctaaaccgtcgtcgggtcgtccctttatatacacaggttgacgcccgacggcttacagagtcccggccggctcatacacaatgtgtccggctcggtgactaactatgcttgccttacaaaacaagtcatacacataatggcggttcatcctcttgggcctcaagtcgccatTGGTCTTGGGCCGTCAACGGCTCGTATGATCCGCCATCTTCATTGTAAACCGCcaatggtatgacccggcccctcctgggcacttcatacccagtagttatatccccaacaattccCTTGCGACCATCCTTCTGAAATCCTATCTCGGTTCTCGCTAGGCGGCCACGATGGCCTGTGATAGCGCCCACGACAGCATCCAAACCTTAGGCGGCTCAATCACAGCCATCAAATATTTGCTCTGCCGCAGCCCACCGCGATATCATGGTGATTTATGGGGCATGAAAATAGATCCATTGCCTGATGGATCTTAAGGTATGGGACGACACTGAAGAGATCTATACCTGTTCTGCATCCTCACTGGTGATCATGTGAGACATTATGTGCTTGAAGCACTCCTCCAAAAAACATGGATCTGTAGTAACTGAATTATTGGTATGAGTTCATCGGAAGTTGGtcgcaaaaaagaaaaagagtTCCTCAGAGGTGTTTGTTTGCCTTgtcctatcatttttattgttGAGAGGTCATTTTGTGCTTTATGTTCTAGGCTGTACAAGATATGTACTGTTTATTTGGGTTCTTTTAAGAAAATAGTTCatttgttactccctccgtaaactaatataagagcgtttagaatactaaagtagtgatctaaacactcttatattagtttacatatGGAGTATTTTTTATGCTACAGCCATATCGAAGAGGGTAATAGAGATGGTGTGCCGGCTCAGGTAGGTGCAAAAACGATGAGCTTGAGGTAATCAATTTAATCGTAGCCTTTTTTCCATTTCATTTTCCCTTTTGCCCGCCGTTCTTCTAAATTGAATTGTTGAAACTTCTTGACTTCATGTGAAAAAACAATATTGCAACGTAGCAATTTAGTAGAAAAATATTATGATATTCATATCATATGAAATGACAACACAACTTAGACTGAGTTAGGCACCAACTTGGAACCATTAGTAGAAGCGTAAACACCACACAAAACCAAACTCACGACACATTTGTTGCCTTGTAGTTTTAGATGAATGCTTCCACTTAATCtcttcaaatttaaactaaaacctACCCGCAACAAAAAATAAACAATTTAAACTAAAATCATGACACTTATTATGGAACGAAGGAGGTATTTATGGAAAATCCTATCATTCTACCGCAAAAATAGAAGGACGCGGCATCACATACCATCATGATCTAGTTGCTCTAAATTTTTTTAAAGGAAAGTTGTTCTAGATGAGCGATACTAGGCCGGGCCCCCTCTTTGCCGACAGGAACAGGGACTAGAAGAGAAACTGGAGACCGACCAAGAAACCGTTGGCCCACACCGGAACGTGCTTAGGGGCCCTGATGACATGGTTTCTGAAAGGCTTTACGCGTATAGTACAATCAGCCGGCGCCCGCAAACCCATGGGCCTAAAACCGTCCAACAAATCGCCATCACAACCCAACCTATGTACCACCTCCCAAACCGGCGTCACGTAGTTCCCTACTTAACATGGATCCACCACTCCTCCCAACTCCCAACACCGAAAAGTGAAAACCAAAAGCAAGAGAACTCGGCCATGGCGAGACCGCTCTTCCTGCTCGCCCTCCTGGCCACGGCTCTCGCAGCCACCTCAACCCTCGGCCGCCGCGGCGGGCTCCTGGGCGGGTGGAGCCCCGTCCCGGACGTGAACGACGCGCACGTCCAGGAGCTCGGCGGGTGGGCGGTGGCCCAGCACCCCAGCCTAGCCAACGACGGGCTGCTCTTCCGCCGGGTGACGCGCGGCGAGCAGCAGGTGGTGTCCGGGATGAACTACCGCCTCTTGGTGGtcgcggcggacggctccggcaagaGCGTGATCTATCTCGCGCAGATCTACGAGCACTGGAGCGGCACCCGCAAACTCACGTCCTTCAAGCCGGCTGCCGGCGGCTAACTGATGCGCCTTGAATTTCATCTGTTCGTCCTTTGTGCATGTACGTAGTACTCCACTacaagtaaataaatgagtcgTGTGGTTTGATCGTCAGGCATGCAGTTCATCCTGACTAATAATATTTGCTATCACTAGCAAATAAAAATGTGATTACTCTTCTAGAATGTTGTAATGGATGATTTGTTTCTGTCCTCTGCCCGTCTGCGTCCAGTCCATTGGTTGATTTCGAGAGCACGCTTTTTTTCTTTGAAAatgaggatgacccccggcctgtGCATCAcggcgatgcatgcaaccattttattaattatttataaagaccttacaaagtaatacatcaataaATGTGAAGTCATTGTCTTGGCAATATATGTCGCCACTCCTATCCACTTGGTGAAGGGGTGCAGATTGTCAGGGCGTATACCCATACCTCActccaaagcctaacatctaaaaccgAAGGCCCCAACCAAGCCGAATTGTCGGGCCTGGGTTACACGCCGGTCCGGCGCACTCTCATCATGCACCGCATGCGCATGCTGCAGAGGCCGTCGCCAccgtcttccaccgatccatcttcagagcaggtactGACGCATTGACCTTGCTAGGCATGCCGTTGAAACCACCACGACGCAAGACGACGCCACCTCCCTATGCGCGTCCATCATCCCACATCCGTCACCGAGACCCTACTGCACCATGCCGTTGAGACTCCACATCGTCGACGCGTCACCTGAAACGCCACTCTACCGCAGAAACCTTCCCCTGTTCCCTCGAGACAatgcacacctccaagaatgacagTCCCAGGGGTGGGGGGGCACAAGAGCGTCGTCGCCATCCAATCGGCTGATTTAGGGTTCCCCCAGAGGTAGAGGATAGAAGTATGGTGCTTCTCCATGGCAGTGCCTTCCAAAAGTGGACGCCACAGAAGAGTGttgccatcgccggccttggcaaCTAGCCAAGAgcaaggttttcacccagatcttcTCGACGGACTTCCATCTAGCAATGTGTGCATGGGCCGCCACAGACCTTTGTCGCCGCGCAACATGCATGGCGCACCGGCAAGATCAGATCTGACCGGAGGACAGACCATGCATGCCGCCGACCTATCCACCAGGGCCTCCACACCGTCGCCGCTGACCGCATCCATCGCTGCCACTTGAGACAGGGTCTGCCGCCGACCGCATCCATCACTGTCGCCTGAGAAAGGGTCTGCCGTCGACTGTAGCCATCGTCGCCAAGGCCCAATCGGTCGCGCCTCCTCACGTTGAGGGGCCCCACACCACCCCTATGACGTGGGAGAGAGGGAGTCCCCCGCCAGCACGTCGGTGACTCATTCTAGCGGCAGCAGTGGTCGTTTGGCCGTatcgaatctcgatgtaatttttattatgtttaagaTGCTTAATACTTTCGTTGAAATTTCataatagatctgatctttttaggAAAAGGTAGCCATTGCACCGTCTTTTTTTTGCGAAATGGATATTAAGTTTTGAGTACTCTTAAGTTTCACATGCCCTTACAAACACAAACATACAGAAAAATAAAATTATATTACAAATTCTTGGGTCGTGCCTAAGTCTTCTTCTTTATGCATCCACTGGTGACGTACCATGAGCATAGCCTGATGGAGCCTCTGGGCCTCCGTCTTGACGGAGCAAACTTTTGTAGACCCAGGAGCTTGTAGACGCAGCGGCCGGAAGTCGTAGATGCAGACCATGAGACATAGACTACAGCGATCTGCGAAGCAAGTCACCACCCCATAGAAGAAAACGCTGATAAGGGCCCCTAAAAACTCTAAAGACCACGAACGCTGGCCGAATCAAGATGAATCCACCAAAAACCTATACCGACCAGATGCAATAAGACCCATCGAATGCACGACTCCACATGCCCTCAACATGTGATAAACATACCAATGGAGGAGAAAGAGAGCGAGCAGAACATGTGATAAGCATACCGATGTGATAAGCATGACGAGCACCATCCGATGAAGACTGCCACTCGAGCACACCATCTCCTTCGTCCATCCCATCGCAACCCTCCAACACCTCCAAAAGTAGGCCGCCCCCTGATAAGGACCTCCCCGCCGCTATCAGTGTCGCACGGGCTTTGCTCGGTACGTGCCCTGGTGGCAACGAGAGGTGAAGTAGATGCGATGGCGCCCATGGTTCGAATAGCCCGTGACGGTGTCCCGGCTATGGGTctctcaccacgtcgtctcccggccTGGTGGGCCGGGCCGAGGACCAGGCGGCCCGTGATGCATAACACGGAAGGCTCTCAAAGACTTGTCGTGTACTCCAAGGTGTAGAATTCGTCGGAGACTCAGTTTCCTCATATGTAGCCAACTAAGGTGTTGTAACCCTAAACCCtcctggtatctatataaaccaaggGATAAGGCTCGTAGAGGAGACATAACAATCTCAGGGTAGATCATCTGTACTTTGTACTCCATCAAACGAAAATAAACACAAAAATGATGTAGGATTTTATCTCTTCGGAGAGTCTAAACCTCGGTAAAATCTTGTATCCTTATTACCATTGTATCTAGACACgtagttccggaccccctaccgagatctgTCGCATTTAGCTCCATCAGCCTGCATCAAGCGGGAGTTTACTATTATGTGACTGCTTTGCACCCTTTCATTTCAATGTCGTGTTTGATATTTTGGGAGTCACAACACGCCATTTGTTTCTGTCTCGTTTCGTTTGCGCTGATCTTTCAGCTTGTGTTCCCCTCTCATTCTTTTTTGTTCGcaagaaaagagaaaaggaaaaaagagaaaagaatcTACAAAAGTGTTTCCTAATCCCAAGCTCAAATGCTCCTCTATGAGAAGTAAAATATTTTGTTATTGACAAAAAAACATTGCTTAGATTCTTTTTGCGTGCAAATTTTCGTGGGGAAATCACATTTATGGAGGTCTAGGATTTTTTTTAACAAAATCAATACTTGAAATGCTTTCAAAAATAATCTTTTGAAGCGTCGATTTTGGTTTTTTCACCCAGAGTATAAGGAATGTTTTTTCTTCACAAAGAGTTGCGAGTATGTTTTTTTTAGGAGTCATAAATAACTTTATTCATCATCAAAAACCACATTATGTGGGATACATAAAGCGTCATGGGGTTGTAGAAGCCACACATGGCGCCCCCGAGCTAATCTAACAGAGAATTTTGCTAAACTATGAGCATCCGTATTGGATAAACGACCTTCATGAGTGATTCTACAATTGAAACTTTCAGCCCTAGCTTTGATTTCAGTAATAATGGAACCATATGTGCCTCTGCTGCTCCTGTTTATATCCTCTACCACTTGCTTTCCATCTGAAGCGATGATAAAGTTTTGAAGTGCAAGGTCGTCCGCCAACGCAAAAGCTTCGCGACAAGCTATCGCCTCGAGGGTGGCTGCATCATGAATGTTGTCTATCACCAGGGCTGAACTGCCCAGGTAGTTACCCTGATCATCGCGGCAGACCGCAGCGGCGGAGCCCCTTCTGTTAAATCTGTG
Coding sequences within:
- the LOC123073667 gene encoding cysteine proteinase inhibitor 8-like encodes the protein MARPLFLLALLATALAATSTLGRRGGLLGGWSPVPDVNDAHVQELGGWAVAQHPSLANDGLLFRRVTRGEQQVVSGMNYRLLVVAADGSGKSVIYLAQIYEHWSGTRKLTSFKPAAGG